One window of the Hippoglossus hippoglossus isolate fHipHip1 chromosome 9, fHipHip1.pri, whole genome shotgun sequence genome contains the following:
- the poc5 gene encoding centrosomal protein POC5, which translates to MSSDEEEPTSPVLPNDSDHGSSVSSELQDEYEELLRYAVVAPKFETLTTAHLQRLSASHLSAGSRKSQRKDDTKSQRPAGTSAEAKDGRHSSRSVRSSQPSPLIVEPPTHSREPHAEEVGGHSSSRVSLLSDAASDRLQAATKRSRPNSPDPLASAVTEMFVSEENISKMENILDTWSNNLKSNVLSELRRWKHVFVEQHKLEVRKEKERCAAQTAGLKAELNSLKELLHTYETSNQRKDEVIVNLSQVLDRQKEKMEKMRAFTQWRLRHTEAKEEAHAAQVAQQHYNQQLKKKVWFGWHALIQKHWKVKVEQACRARAEDVCAQLSTEYEAKLAEHCDAIEKAQAEIQRLRLERERYEESMKKAFMRGVCALNMEALSMFHTTEGPPEQPPAHDQHDPLPPQDEPGSATLAQLQEYPISSTRFSPVHFDRPDPPSHCDTDDMLGSGVPVARAEVPHPTTVVHSFLPLGGAASSHKQVGGRVVTASQQKPTKTVTARVTARPDMSKTARSNLQVSGVAPPMSSVIVERHHPVTQLTIGQATAAKFPRSTQHGHSSTGGRGPSRPQTSTCHVHSIKVVD; encoded by the exons atgtcatcagaCGAAGAGGAACCAACCAGCCCTGTTCTGCCCAATGACTCAGATCATGGCAGCTCTGTGTCCTCTGAGCTTCAg GATGAGTATGAGGAGCTCCTCCGCTATGCTGTGGTCGCTCCTAAGTTTGAGACGCTCACCACTGCTCACCTGCAGCGGCTGAGCGCCTCGCATCTGTCTGCAGGGAGTCGGAAGTCCCAGAGAAAAGACGACACAAAATCACAGCGCCCAGCAG GTACTTCCGCTGAAGCTAAAGACGGGAGGCACTCTAGCAGGAGTGTGAGATCATCACAGCCCTCACCCTTGATTGTTGAGCCCCCCACACACTCCAGAGAACCTCATG CTGAGGAGGTGGGGGGTCACTCGTCTAGCAGGGTGTCACTGCTCTCAGACGCTGCCTCTGACAGGTTGCAGGCGGCGACTAAGAGGTCCAGGCCAAACAGCCCGGACCCCCTCGCATCGGCTGTGACGGAGATGTTCGTCTCggaggagaacatcagcaagatgGAGAACATTCTGGACACGTGGAGTAACAATCTGAAG TCAAACGTGCTGAGCGAGCTGCGGAGGTGGAAGCATGTGTTTGTGGAGCAACACAAGCTGGAggtgaggaaggagaaggagcggTGTGCTGCTCAGACAGCTGGCCTGAAGGCAGAGCTGAACAGCCTCAAGGAGCTGCTCCACACCTATGAGACATCAAACCAGAGAAAAGATGAG GTGATTGTGAACCTGAGCCAGGTGTTggacagacaaaaagaaaagatggaaaagaTGAGGGCCTTCACACAGTGGAGACTTCGACACACCGAGGCCAAAGAAGAG GCTCATGCTGCTCAGGTAGCACAGCAGCACTACAatcagcagctgaagaagaaggTGTGGTTCGGCTGGCACGCTCTGATCCAGAAACACTGGAAGGTCAAGGTGGAGCAGGCTTGTCGCGCGAGGGCTGAAGACGTCTGCGCTCAACTGTCTACCGAGTATGAGGCCAAGCTGGCTGAG CACTGCGATGCGATAGAAAAGGCTCAGGCCGAGATTCAGAGACTACGACTGGAGCGGGAGCGCTATGAGGAATCCATGAAGAAAGCCTTCATGAGGGGCGTGTGTGCTCTCAACATGGAGGCTCTCAGCATGTTCCACACTACAGAGGGACCGCCCGAGCAACCTCCAGCTCACGATCAGCACG atcctctgcctcctcaggATGAGCCTGGCTCTGCTACACTGGCTCAACTTCAAGAGTATCCCATCTCTTCCACGCGGTTCAGCCCAGTTCACTTTGACCGCCCGGACCCTCCCTCCCATTGTGACACAGACGATATG TTGGGTTCTGGTGTCCCTGTGGCCAGAGCAGAAGTTCCCCATCCCACTACAGTGGTGCACAGCTTCCTACCACTTGGGGGCGCTGCAAGTTCCCACAAACAG GTCGGCGGTCGTGTTGTGACAGCCAGTCAACAAAAGCCCACAAAAACCGTAACTGCTCGAGTCACAGCGCGACCTGACATGAGTAAGACTGCACGCAGCAACCTGCAGGTGTCGGGTGTGGCTCCGCCCATGAGCTCTGTGATAGTTGAACGTCATCATCCTGTGACGCAG cTCACAATCGGTCAGGCCACGGCTGCAAAGTTTCCTCGCTCCACCCAACATGGCCACAGCTCCACCGGAGGCCGAGGCCCCTCCAGACCACAAACCAGCACGTGCCATGTACACTCCATCAAAGTAGTTGACTGA